In the Alligator mississippiensis isolate rAllMis1 chromosome 7, rAllMis1, whole genome shotgun sequence genome, one interval contains:
- the B3GNT5 gene encoding lactosylceramide 1,3-N-acetyl-beta-D-glucosaminyltransferase, which produces MDAYLEGGILYSKAETRTPWTPSLTWSERRRDCGRMFISIRKARKFVQVVATCCIVGLMIFWTPLDNSIMNHMKSYSYRYLINSYDFVNESLSISKHSLNRVASYPYLINHKEKCQQQDVLLLLFVKTSPKNRYRRNAIRQTWGNENYVRSQLNANIKVVFALGRLTDRTQQAQVQRKLILEDQTYNDLIQQDFLDTFHNLTLKLLLQFSWVNAYCPHAKFMMSADDDIFIHMPNLVAYLQSLAQMGVQDLWIGRVHRGSPPVRDKSSKYYVPYEMYQWPSYPDYTAGAAYVISSDVAAKVYEASQTLNTSLYIDDVFMGLCANKMRIVPQYHVFFSGEGKAPYHPCIYNKMMTSHGHVEDLHHLWKQATDPEVKNVTSGFLSRMYCKLVNIWLLCRIHYQNTYPCSAAFS; this is translated from the coding sequence ATGGATGCTTATCTTGAAGGGGGAATTCTGTACTCCAAAGCTGAAACGAGGACGCCTTGGACGCCCAGCCTGACTTGGAGCGAGCGTCGAAGGGACTGTGGCAGGATGTTTATCAGCATCAGGAAAGCCAGAAAGTTTGTGCAGGTAGTTGCCACTTGCTGCATAGTAGGTCTCATGATTTTCTGGACACCCCTTGATAATAGCATCATGAACCATATGAAGTCCTATTCTTACAGATACCTCATAAATAGCTACGACTTTGTGAACGAGAGCTTGTCTATTAGCAAGCACAGTTTGAACAGAGTAGCAAGCTACCCATACTTGATCAATCACAAGGAGAAATGCCAACAGCAAGATGTCCTCCTCCTATTGTTTGTAAAGACTTCTCCTAAAAACCGGTATCGGCGCAATGCGATTAGACAAACGTGGGGTAACGAGAACTACGTGCGTTCTCAACTGAATGCCAACATTAAAGTGGTTTTTGCTTTGGGGCGGCTAACAGATCGTACACAGCAAGCACAGGTGCAAAGAAAACTTATCTTAGAAGACCAGACATATAATGACTTGATTCAGCAAGACTTCCTGGATACTTTTCACAATCTTACCCTTAAGTTACTTCTGCAGTTTAGCTGGGTGAATGCCTACTGTCCTCATGCGAAGTTTATGATGTCTGCTGATGATGACATCTTTATCCACATGCCAAACCTTGTGGCTTATCTTCAAAGTCTTGCCCAAATGGGAGTTCAAGATCTCTGGATTGGCCGTGTCCATCGTGGCTCCCCTCCCGTGCGAGATAAGTCAAGCAAATACTATGTCCCATATGAAATGTACCAGTGGCCTTCTTATCCTGACTACACAGCCGGGGCTGCTTATGTAATATCAAGCGATGTAGCAGCTAAAGTATATGAGGCTTCACAGACTCTTAATACAAGTCTCTATATAGATGATGTTTTCATGGGTCTCTGTGCCAATAAAATGAGAATTGTACCACAATATCATGTATTTTTTTCCGGGGAAGGGAAGGCCCCATATCATCCTTGTATTTACAACAAAATGATGACCTCTCACGGACATGTAGAAGACCTTCATCACCTGTGGAAGCAGGCAACGGACCCCGAAGTCAAAAACGTTACCTCTGGGTTTCTTAGTAGAATGTACTGCAAACTTGTTAACATCTGGCTGCTTTGCAGGATACACTATCAGAACACATATCCTTGCTCTGCTGCATTTTCCTAA